Proteins encoded within one genomic window of Oryza glaberrima chromosome 12, OglaRS2, whole genome shotgun sequence:
- the LOC127756589 gene encoding uncharacterized protein LOC127756589: MASMVSKNSPPATARHEDGGAGGAAPPVTSCLYLHRPEPGAGALDKDAVLRRIRHRRRANRLRESLQSLLLTQQQQAAPPPETAADKGRERLAWLDDAFSSP, from the coding sequence ATGGCGTCCATGGTGTCCAAgaactcgccgccggcgacggcgaggcacgaggacggcggcgcgggaggggcggcgccgccggtgacgagcTGCCTGTACCTGCACAGGCCGGAGCCCGGCGCGGGGGCGCTGGACAAGGACGCCGTGCTCCGCCGCatccgccaccggcggcgagccaaCCGCCTCCGCGAGTCGCTGCAGTCTCTCCTCCtgacgcagcagcagcaggcggcgccgccgccggagacggcggcggacaAGGGCCGCGAGCGGCTCGCCTGGCTCGACGACGCCTTCTCGTCGCCGTAG